The bacterium region GATGACGGCGTTGAGCGCCTCGAAATACGCCGCGCGGCGGCGAGTCTCCTCTTCGGCCCCTGTCAGGTCCGCGTCGTGCAGCGATCCCCGGAGCGCGGCCCAGACGCGGCGAAGCCGCCCCAGGATCGGGCTGGGGACGGGTCTGAGCAGCAGGGACCAACGGCTCTCCGCGTGCGGTCTGTCGTCCTGAGGAAGCAGTGCGCAATCCCCCTTGGGGCGCGGGCGTCGATGGCGAAAACCTACGCGGCGCACCCCAGACATCCCGAGGCAGCAACTGCAGGCGGGAAGACAAGAGGGCCCGCGGCCGCCTGCATCGACCGGTATACCCGAGTTTTGGAGGTTGTAGCCGCACTCCATTCGTCCCTGAGTCCACCGCACCGACCGCGTAACCCCAGATCCGGCCGAACCGGCGTCCAAGCGTGTGCCCCGTGGCGCCGCGGGCGGGTCTGAGGGGCGCTCGGGTGGAACGGCGCCTGGAAGATGGCCCCGTCGCGGTGGTAGACTCGACTAGATGAGCCTCGCCCTGTTTCATCCGTTAGTCACCCGTTGGTTCGTCCAGCGGTTCGACGCGCCCACCGCCGCCCAGGTCGCCGGGTGGGCGGCGATCGGCAGCGGGCGGGACACCCTCGTCGCCGCGCCCACCGGATCTGGCAAGACGCTCGCCGCGTTCCTGTGGTCGGTGAACGGGCTCGTCCGCGAAGGCGCCACCGGGGGTCTCCGCGACGGCACGTCCGTCGTATACGTCTCGCCGCTCAAGGCGCTCGGCAACGACATCCAGCGCAACCTCGTGACGCCGCTCGAAGAACTGAGGCGGCTGGCCGCGACCGAAGGGACGACGCTCCCCGAAATTCGGGTGGCGGTCCGCTCGGGCGACACACCCGCGCGCGAACGAGCGCTTATGCTCCGGCGGCCGCCGCACATCTTGATCACCACGCCGGAGTCGCTCTATCTGCTCCTGACGGCAGAGCGGAGTCGGGAGTTTCTGCGCACGGTACGGACGGCGATCGTCGACGAGATCCACGCCGTCGCCGGGGACAAACGCGGCGCGCACCTCGCGCTCTCGCTCGAGCGGTTGGACCTCCTGACGGGCACCCGCTGCCAGCGCATCGGTCTATCGGCCACCCAACGACCGATCGAGGAAATCGCCCAGCTACTCTCCGGGTCGGCGCGGAACGGCCGCGGGCCGAGCTCGGAGTGTACGATCGTCGACACGGGCCACCGCCGGCCGTGGGAGTTGGCGGTGGAGGTGCCGGGTCCGCCGCGCGGTCCGATCGCCACGCATGAGATGTGGGACGCGATTTACGACCGCGTGGCCGCGCTCGTGCGGGCCCACCGAACCACGCTCGTGTTTGTGAACACGCGGCGGCTAGTCGAACGCGTGGCGCACCACCTGACGCTGCGACTGGGCGAGGGGCGGGTCGCCGCGCATCACGGCAGCCTGTCCCGACAGATCCGACTGGACGCCGAGCAGCGTCTGCGCGCTGGGGACGTCCCGGTGGTGGTGGCCACGGCGTCCCTCGAACTCGGCATCGACATCGGTCACGTGAACCTGGTCTGCCACCTCGGCGCGCCGCGCGCGATCGCCACGCTGCTCCAGCGCGTCGGACGCTCGGGGCACGGCGTGGCGGAAACGTCCAAGGGCGTGCTGTTCCCGCTCACGCGGGACGATTTGATGCAGGGCGCGGCCGTCGTACGCGCGGCGCGGGCAGGCGACCTGGACGGCGTCGTGCTGCCCGACAAACCCCTCGACATTCTCGCGCAGCAGATCGTCGCCACCGTCGCGACGCAGGAGATCGCCGAGGACACACTCTTTGACGTCGTGCGGCGCGCGCACCCCTACCGCGATCTCACCCGGGGCGAGTTCGACCAAGTCGTGGGGGTGCTCGCGGAAGGCGTGGCCCGCCGACTCGGCCGGACGACCGCGTTGCTCCACCGCGACGGCGTGCACCGCGTCCTGCGGCCCAGACGCGGCGCGCGCCTTGCGGCGATCACCTCGGGCGGCGCGATCCCGGACACCGCGGACTACGACGTGGTGCTGGAGCCGGACGGAACCGTCGTCGGCACCGTCAACGAGGATTTTGCCGTGGAGAGCATGGCGGGCGAGACGTTCCTGCTCGGGAACACCTCCTGGAGAATCCGCCGTATCGAGGCGGGGCGGGTGCGCGTCGTGGACGCGCACGGTGCGCCGCCGTCGGTGCCGTTCTGGATCGGTGAGGCGCCCGCGAGGACGCCGGAGCTCTCCGCCGCGGTGTCCGCGCTCCGCGGAGACATCGCCGCGCGCCTCGAGGATCGGGCGGCGGCATCCGCCTGGCTCGCGGCCGAGGCGGGCGTGGATGCGGACGGCGCGGCGCAGGCGGTGGACTACGTCGCCGAGACCGTGGCGTCGTTGGGCTGCGTCCCGTCCCAGGAAACGATCGTCGCCGAGCGGTTCTTCGACGAGGCCGGCGGGATGCAGGTCGTGCTGCACACGCCGTTCGGCGCGCGGATCAACCGGGCGTGGGGGCTCGCGCTGCGGAAGCGGTTCTGCCTGACGTTCGACTTCGAGCTGCAGGCCGCGGCGACGGACGACGGGATCGTGCTCTCGCTCAGCCAGCAGCACAGCTTCCCCCTCGACAGTCTCTTCGGGTTCGTGCGGACCCGGACGGTGGAAAAGGATCTCGTCCAGGCGCTGCTCGCGACACCGCTGTTCACGACGCGCTGGCGGTGGAACGCCACGCGGTCCCTCGCGCTGCTGCGTCACATGGGCGGCCGACGCGTGCCGATGCCGATCCAGCGGATGCGGTCCGACGACCTCCTCGGGGCGGTGTTCCCGGAGCAGGTGGGCTGCCAGGACAATCACATGGGGCCGATCGAGCCGCCCGACCACCCGCTTGTGACCGAAACGATCCGCAACTGTCTGCACGAGGCGATGGACCTCGACGGTCTGCGCGGGGTCCTCGGCGCGCTGGAGGCCGGCGCCATCCGCGCGGTTGCGGTGGAGACGCCGACCCCGTCGCCGATGTCGCAGGAGATCCTGAACGCGAACCCGTACGCGTTCCTCGACGACGCGCCGCTCGAAGAGCGGCGCGCCCGCGCGGTCTCGCTTCGGCGTACCGACCCCGATCTCGCGCGCGGCGTCGGGGCGCTCGACCCCGCGGCGATAGCCGAGGTCCGCGCGCAAGCGTGGCCGGACGTCCGGACCGCCGACGAACTACACGACCACCTGCTGACGGTCGGCGTGCTCCCGGTTGAAGACGTGCTGTCCTGGACGCATCCGCCCGGCGGACCGCAACTGGCCGACGCGCTGGTCGCGGCCGGGCGCGCCGTCGTCGCCCGGTGGGCCGACGTCGCAGGCCGCGAGCGGCGCGCCTACGTCGCCGCCGAACGCGTGGCGCTCGTCGGCACGGCGCTGCCGGGCGCGCGATTCGACCCGGCCCCGGCGGCGCACGACGCCTCATCCTCCGCGCCGCCCGGCGGATCGGCGACGATCGGGCGCAGCGACGCGGTGCGGGAAATCGTGCACGGGTGGCTGCAGTGCATCGGCCCCGCCACGGCCGGCGGCCTCGCGGACAGGATCGGCCTCCCGGTCGCCGACGTCGAGGCCGCGCTCGCCGTGCTGGAGGGCGCGGGGACCGTGCTGCGCGGGCGATTCACGCTGCGGCCGGACAGACTCGAGTGGTGCGAGCGACGGCTGCTGGCGCGTATCCACCGTCTGACGCTCGGCCGGCTCAGGCGCGAGATCGAACCGGTTGAACCGGCCGCGTTCATGCGGTTTCTCCTGCGCTGGCACCACGTGCAACCGGGAACACAGCTGTACGGCCGGGACGGGGTCGCCGCGGTCGTCGCGATGCTAGAGGGCGTGGAGGTGCCCGCACCCGCGTGGGAGGAGCATGTGCTCCCTGCGCGGATCCGCGAGTACAATCCGGCGGATCTGGACGCGTTGTGCCTCGACGGCACGGTCACGTGGGGGCGGGTTCCCGCGAACCGACCGGCCGCCGAACCGGAGGATGAAGCCGGCGCGCGGGTCAAGCCCGGTCACCCATGGCCCGGCCTCTCGCGCGCCGTCCCGATCACGCTCGCGCTACGCGACAACCTGCCCGCCCTCCTCGGGCCCGGCGCGCATGTCGAGGAGACGCCGGGGCTCAGCCACGCCGCGCGCGACGTGGCGGGCGTCCTGGCGGCGCGCGGCGCGTCGTTCCTCCTCGATATCGCCCGCGCC contains the following coding sequences:
- a CDS encoding DEAD/DEAH box helicase, with the translated sequence MSLALFHPLVTRWFVQRFDAPTAAQVAGWAAIGSGRDTLVAAPTGSGKTLAAFLWSVNGLVREGATGGLRDGTSVVYVSPLKALGNDIQRNLVTPLEELRRLAATEGTTLPEIRVAVRSGDTPARERALMLRRPPHILITTPESLYLLLTAERSREFLRTVRTAIVDEIHAVAGDKRGAHLALSLERLDLLTGTRCQRIGLSATQRPIEEIAQLLSGSARNGRGPSSECTIVDTGHRRPWELAVEVPGPPRGPIATHEMWDAIYDRVAALVRAHRTTLVFVNTRRLVERVAHHLTLRLGEGRVAAHHGSLSRQIRLDAEQRLRAGDVPVVVATASLELGIDIGHVNLVCHLGAPRAIATLLQRVGRSGHGVAETSKGVLFPLTRDDLMQGAAVVRAARAGDLDGVVLPDKPLDILAQQIVATVATQEIAEDTLFDVVRRAHPYRDLTRGEFDQVVGVLAEGVARRLGRTTALLHRDGVHRVLRPRRGARLAAITSGGAIPDTADYDVVLEPDGTVVGTVNEDFAVESMAGETFLLGNTSWRIRRIEAGRVRVVDAHGAPPSVPFWIGEAPARTPELSAAVSALRGDIAARLEDRAAASAWLAAEAGVDADGAAQAVDYVAETVASLGCVPSQETIVAERFFDEAGGMQVVLHTPFGARINRAWGLALRKRFCLTFDFELQAAATDDGIVLSLSQQHSFPLDSLFGFVRTRTVEKDLVQALLATPLFTTRWRWNATRSLALLRHMGGRRVPMPIQRMRSDDLLGAVFPEQVGCQDNHMGPIEPPDHPLVTETIRNCLHEAMDLDGLRGVLGALEAGAIRAVAVETPTPSPMSQEILNANPYAFLDDAPLEERRARAVSLRRTDPDLARGVGALDPAAIAEVRAQAWPDVRTADELHDHLLTVGVLPVEDVLSWTHPPGGPQLADALVAAGRAVVARWADVAGRERRAYVAAERVALVGTALPGARFDPAPAAHDASSSAPPGGSATIGRSDAVREIVHGWLQCIGPATAGGLADRIGLPVADVEAALAVLEGAGTVLRGRFTLRPDRLEWCERRLLARIHRLTLGRLRREIEPVEPAAFMRFLLRWHHVQPGTQLYGRDGVAAVVAMLEGVEVPAPAWEEHVLPARIREYNPADLDALCLDGTVTWGRVPANRPAAEPEDEAGARVKPGHPWPGLSRAVPITLALRDNLPALLGPGAHVEETPGLSHAARDVAGVLAARGASFLLDIARAVRRLPAEVEAALWELVAAGIVTGDGLAGLRRLVHGAPRARRRHRASLSAVGRRVSARPLPAGRWAIWDPGAEPLSADERTDALARRLLQRYGVVFRDLLARERCAPAWRSLLDRYRRWEAQGAIRGGRFVAGFTGEQFALPEAVDALRAVRRTPDETREVVVSAADPLNLIGVVLPGTRVSPLSGLAIAFRNGVPVDVAPRGALLARLSLAAHGPASPTAAATPVPRRP